The following proteins come from a genomic window of Mycolicibacterium rufum:
- a CDS encoding APC family permease → MTAEYITGPHEGHLKRALGLPSLVLFGLVYMVPLTVFTTYGIVTETSGGRLPLAYVVTLITMVFTALSYARMSAAIPVAGSAYTYTQRTFGAPVGFLAGWSLLLDYLFLPMLNYLVIGLYLNAALPALPAWVIVIASIAIVTVLNIVGIVSVARANFLIIAIQAIFIVVFVVLAVSKTTGYGTVDLMSPFTGDGTAGGMSPILAGAAILCLSFLGFDAVSTLSEEAKNAKRTVPQAIMIATIVSGIIFILLSYVSQLVFPSNQFADVDTGSTDVMLAAGGSFVNTFFTAAYVAGALGSALTSQASVARILYAMGRDGILPRTVFGHVSAKFSTPVYAILTVSVISLAAIWIDLAILASVVSFGALVAFSVVNLSVIKHYFVDMRERNVLLNVIAPLIGFLLTAWLWTSLSGTALTIGLIWLAIGFVWLLVVTRGFRRPTPVLDLEETGSLAESDRAR, encoded by the coding sequence ATGACCGCCGAGTACATCACCGGCCCGCACGAGGGCCATCTGAAACGGGCGCTGGGACTGCCGTCGCTGGTGCTGTTCGGTCTGGTGTACATGGTGCCGCTGACGGTGTTCACCACCTACGGCATCGTGACCGAGACCTCCGGCGGCCGACTGCCCCTGGCCTACGTCGTCACGCTCATCACGATGGTGTTCACCGCGCTGTCGTACGCGCGGATGTCCGCGGCGATCCCGGTCGCGGGGTCGGCCTACACCTACACGCAGCGGACGTTCGGCGCGCCCGTCGGCTTCCTGGCCGGCTGGTCGCTGCTGCTCGACTACCTGTTCCTGCCGATGCTCAACTATCTGGTGATCGGGCTGTATCTGAACGCGGCGCTGCCCGCGCTGCCCGCGTGGGTCATTGTGATCGCCTCGATCGCCATCGTCACCGTGCTCAACATCGTCGGCATCGTGTCGGTCGCGCGGGCCAACTTCCTCATCATCGCGATCCAGGCGATCTTCATCGTGGTGTTCGTGGTGCTGGCGGTGTCGAAGACCACCGGCTACGGCACGGTGGACCTGATGTCGCCGTTCACCGGTGACGGCACCGCGGGCGGGATGAGTCCGATCCTGGCCGGTGCGGCAATCCTGTGCCTGTCGTTCCTCGGCTTCGACGCCGTGTCGACGCTGTCCGAGGAGGCCAAGAACGCCAAACGCACCGTGCCGCAGGCGATCATGATCGCGACCATCGTCTCGGGCATCATCTTCATCCTGCTGTCCTACGTCTCGCAGCTGGTGTTCCCGTCGAATCAGTTCGCCGACGTCGACACCGGCTCGACCGACGTGATGCTCGCCGCGGGCGGATCGTTCGTCAACACGTTCTTCACCGCGGCCTATGTCGCCGGCGCGCTCGGTTCGGCGCTGACCTCGCAGGCGTCGGTGGCCCGCATCCTGTACGCGATGGGCCGCGACGGCATCCTGCCCCGCACGGTGTTCGGGCACGTGTCGGCGAAGTTCAGCACGCCGGTGTACGCCATCCTCACCGTCAGCGTGATCTCGCTGGCCGCCATCTGGATCGACCTCGCGATCCTCGCCTCGGTGGTCAGCTTCGGTGCGCTGGTGGCGTTCTCGGTGGTCAACCTGTCGGTGATCAAGCACTACTTCGTCGACATGCGGGAACGCAACGTGCTGCTCAACGTCATCGCACCGTTGATCGGCTTCCTGCTCACCGCGTGGCTGTGGACCAGCCTGTCCGGCACGGCGCTGACGATCGGATTGATCTGGCTGGCCATCGGTTTCGTGTGGCTGCTGGTGGTCACCCGAGGGTTCCGCCGGCCCACCCCGGTGCTGGACCTCGAGGAGACCGGGTCACTCGCCGAGAGCGACCGGGCGCGCTGA
- a CDS encoding amidohydrolase translates to MSATLFTGGVVWTGRHDRADTDAVLVVDGVVAALGDDAKSLGAQAATVDLAGGFLMPSFGDGHAHPLYGGLEAVGPAVRPCTSVDEIVLAVKQYAEDHPDEEWIVGASYDGSLAPGGLFDARWLDAAVPDRPVVLRAWDYHTVWCNTAALERAGITADTPDPVLGEIPRRDDGSVLGTLREWGATDLVMAVMPPRDEQERINALGTAADYYLARGVTWVQDAWVEPADVATYVEAARRGALRMRFNLALYADPRHFDGQVTHFDEQRRAVADAANPLLTANTVKFFADGVVENETGALLQPYCSGLHSHGMRNWEGDSLAEACRQVDDLGLQIHIHAIGDAAVRQALDAIEHVVRTNGPRDRRPVIAHCQLIDDADLARFAALGVIPNMQPLWAQLDALMTVLTVPRLGVERADKQYPIRTLDTSGAPLGFGSDWPVSSGAPLDGIAVATSRRTADGEPDGGWTPHEILPIERALSAYTAGVANQAFSDNDWGVIAPGASADLVWLDRDPRATAPLDLPAVAIRATYLRGAPAYRAENGADS, encoded by the coding sequence GTGAGCGCGACGCTGTTCACCGGCGGCGTGGTGTGGACCGGCCGCCATGACCGGGCCGACACCGACGCCGTGCTGGTCGTCGACGGCGTCGTCGCCGCCCTCGGCGATGACGCAAAAAGCCTTGGCGCGCAGGCGGCGACGGTCGACCTGGCGGGCGGGTTCCTGATGCCGTCGTTCGGCGACGGGCACGCCCACCCGCTCTACGGCGGCCTGGAGGCGGTCGGCCCGGCGGTGCGGCCGTGCACCTCGGTCGACGAGATCGTGCTCGCCGTCAAGCAGTACGCCGAGGACCATCCCGACGAGGAGTGGATCGTCGGCGCTTCCTACGACGGCAGCCTGGCCCCCGGCGGGCTGTTCGACGCGCGCTGGCTCGACGCCGCCGTGCCGGACCGTCCGGTGGTGCTGCGGGCGTGGGACTACCACACGGTGTGGTGCAACACCGCCGCTCTGGAGCGGGCCGGCATCACCGCCGACACCCCGGACCCGGTGCTCGGTGAGATCCCGCGCCGCGACGACGGTTCGGTGCTCGGCACGTTACGGGAATGGGGCGCCACCGATCTCGTGATGGCGGTGATGCCGCCGCGCGATGAGCAGGAGCGGATCAATGCGCTCGGCACGGCCGCCGACTACTACCTGGCCCGCGGCGTGACATGGGTGCAGGACGCGTGGGTGGAACCCGCCGACGTCGCGACCTACGTCGAGGCGGCCCGCCGCGGCGCACTGCGGATGCGGTTCAACCTCGCCCTGTACGCCGACCCCCGCCACTTCGACGGTCAGGTCACGCATTTCGACGAGCAGCGACGCGCCGTCGCCGACGCCGCCAACCCGCTGCTGACCGCGAACACCGTCAAGTTCTTCGCCGACGGCGTCGTCGAGAACGAGACCGGCGCCCTGCTGCAGCCGTATTGCTCCGGCCTGCACTCACACGGCATGCGCAACTGGGAGGGCGACTCGCTGGCCGAGGCGTGCCGGCAGGTCGACGATCTGGGTCTGCAGATCCACATCCACGCGATCGGGGACGCGGCGGTGCGCCAGGCTCTCGACGCCATCGAACACGTCGTGCGCACGAACGGTCCGCGGGACCGGCGGCCGGTGATCGCGCACTGCCAGCTGATCGACGACGCCGACCTCGCCCGGTTCGCGGCGCTCGGCGTCATCCCGAACATGCAGCCGCTGTGGGCGCAGCTCGACGCGTTGATGACGGTGCTGACGGTGCCGCGCCTCGGCGTCGAACGGGCGGACAAGCAGTACCCCATCCGCACCCTGGACACCTCCGGCGCGCCGCTGGGCTTCGGATCCGACTGGCCGGTGTCTTCGGGGGCACCGCTGGACGGCATCGCGGTCGCGACGTCGCGGCGCACCGCCGACGGTGAACCCGACGGCGGCTGGACGCCGCACGAAATCCTGCCGATCGAGCGTGCCCTGTCGGCGTATACCGCGGGGGTCGCGAATCAGGCGTTCTCCGATAACGATTGGGGCGTTATCGCCCCCGGGGCGAGCGCCGACCTGGTATGGCTGGATCGCGACCCGCGGGCGACCGCGCCCCTGGATCTCCCCGCAGTGGCGATCCGCGCCACTTATCTGCGCGGCGCACCGGCCTACCGGGCCGAGAACGGAGCTGACTCATGA
- a CDS encoding TetR/AcrR family transcriptional regulator C-terminal domain-containing protein → MGRPRTPLLSTDRIAEAALDLVVATGGFTIAGLARKLKVQPSSLYNHVAGRDDVVELLRERAMSEVELPADDPARPWRDVVADILRSYRRSFARYPQLIPLLTEYAVNSPQAMTMYNALAITLTRGGLDPADTLRAITLMDSFVLGAALDVAAPDQPWRARPEVGPELAAALETGAPKPQRADDAFEFGLAVLLRGLG, encoded by the coding sequence ATGGGCCGTCCGCGCACCCCACTGCTGTCGACCGACCGGATCGCCGAGGCCGCGTTGGACCTGGTGGTCGCGACCGGCGGGTTCACGATCGCCGGCCTCGCCCGCAAGCTGAAGGTGCAGCCGTCCTCGCTCTACAACCACGTCGCCGGCCGCGACGACGTCGTAGAACTGCTCCGCGAACGCGCCATGTCGGAGGTCGAACTCCCCGCCGACGACCCCGCCCGGCCGTGGCGCGACGTCGTCGCCGACATCCTGCGGTCCTACCGGCGCAGCTTCGCGCGCTACCCGCAGCTGATCCCGCTGCTGACCGAGTACGCGGTCAACAGCCCGCAGGCGATGACGATGTACAACGCGCTGGCGATCACGCTCACCCGCGGCGGCCTCGACCCCGCCGACACCCTGCGGGCGATCACGCTGATGGACTCGTTCGTGCTGGGCGCCGCGCTCGACGTCGCCGCACCCGATCAGCCGTGGCGGGCCCGGCCCGAGGTGGGACCGGAACTGGCGGCGGCACTGGAGACCGGGGCGCCCAAACCGCAACGCGCCGACGACGCCTTCGAGTTCGGCCTCGCGGTGCTGCTGCGCGGGCTGGGGTGA
- a CDS encoding helicase HerA domain-containing protein, producing MDTAQRDALASLRLTWAPTSDDLWRPQTATHVSGLNEAAVDDVMAAFGDALRDEASTPLGVVIRGPAGSGKTHLLGQIRERVQDGGGYFFVVELLDAASFWESVRSGILESLGRPGRRHETQLKDILWELASLAHVSRADRRAIIGDDDLDAETLYRFVMALSKAAKETVRQCHQVLRALVLVASNDFLAHDIGEGFLQGSEEFTAEERGPWGLRAAPASAQECVRDLARLVALAGPAVLAVDQIDTLIAQSLAGTGGGDIVLEQVAHGLMAVRQTMRRTVPVVACLPAVWEHIEGNATASVRDRFRVTGVLTPLPTADIGRAILERRFAASYASVGFTPPYPSWPIAAEAFEEAPSYTPRQLLIRADTHVRECLLHGEVVELPHLRTDESLWDRDTRDETAPVSTALDRRFAEYRRRAVPAAAVAPDGEDVTVPELLGAALTAWIAERDGEQTFVCDPPPGTHVTLHARLRETLDSATEDERHWAFRAVAADNASAALSRVRKAVTAAGFGPGSGRRQLFLLRNAPWPTGKKTAEELAAFHAWGGRTVPLTDDDIRTMAALRDLFAEDDPGLASWLRARRPAHRMALLADILGDGTVEEVAEPEPQEEPEPEAQDEAPAAEIPDTEVPLGRDLHSGEPVSMPLAALRKHVAIFAGSGSGKTVLIRRLVEECALRGVSSIVLDPNNDLSRLGTAWPQKPDGWSRADDARAEDYLRHTEVTVWTPRRTSGRPLAFQPLPDFASVIDDHDEFFEAVEAACSALEPQALITGKTQKATRARAVLREALQHYGRTDEPTLAGFVRLLADLPHDVSDMAGAHQIAADLSQNLRAAMVNDPLFGGTGTPVDPGVLLTPSQGYRARVSVISMIGLPSEEQRQSFVNQLQMALFAWIKRHPAGDRPLGGLMVMDEAQNFAPARGFTACTRSTLALSSQARKYGLGLVFATQAPKGLNLNIPGNAATQFYGLLNAPAQIETAREMARAKGGLVDDISRLRAGNFYVATEGEAFHRVVEPWCLSFHPSSPPSADEVLALAVPR from the coding sequence ATGGACACCGCGCAGCGCGACGCGCTCGCCTCCCTGCGGCTGACCTGGGCGCCGACCAGCGACGACCTGTGGCGCCCGCAGACGGCCACCCACGTCAGCGGGCTCAACGAGGCCGCCGTCGACGACGTGATGGCGGCGTTCGGCGACGCCCTGCGCGACGAGGCGTCCACCCCGCTCGGTGTGGTGATCCGCGGGCCGGCGGGTTCCGGCAAGACACACCTGCTGGGCCAGATCCGCGAACGCGTGCAGGACGGCGGCGGCTACTTCTTCGTCGTCGAACTGCTCGACGCGGCCAGCTTCTGGGAGTCGGTGCGCAGCGGCATCCTGGAGAGCCTCGGCAGGCCGGGTCGCCGACACGAGACCCAGCTCAAGGACATCCTGTGGGAGCTCGCGTCGCTCGCGCACGTGTCGCGCGCCGACCGCCGGGCGATCATCGGCGACGACGACCTGGACGCCGAGACGCTGTACCGCTTCGTCATGGCGCTGTCCAAAGCCGCGAAAGAGACGGTGCGGCAATGCCATCAGGTGTTGCGCGCGCTGGTGCTGGTGGCCTCGAACGACTTCCTGGCCCACGACATCGGCGAGGGCTTCCTGCAGGGCAGCGAGGAGTTCACCGCCGAGGAGCGCGGTCCGTGGGGGCTGCGCGCGGCGCCGGCGTCGGCGCAGGAATGCGTGCGCGACCTCGCCCGGCTGGTGGCGCTGGCCGGGCCGGCGGTGCTGGCCGTGGACCAGATCGACACGCTGATCGCCCAGTCGCTGGCCGGTACCGGCGGCGGGGACATCGTGCTCGAGCAGGTCGCGCACGGGTTGATGGCCGTGCGCCAGACCATGCGCCGCACCGTGCCGGTGGTGGCCTGCCTGCCCGCGGTGTGGGAGCACATCGAGGGCAACGCGACCGCCAGTGTGCGGGACCGCTTCCGGGTGACGGGCGTGCTGACCCCGCTTCCCACCGCCGACATCGGCCGCGCGATCCTCGAGCGCCGCTTCGCGGCGAGCTACGCCTCGGTGGGTTTCACCCCGCCGTACCCGAGCTGGCCCATCGCGGCGGAGGCCTTCGAGGAGGCGCCGTCGTACACGCCGCGGCAACTGCTGATCCGCGCCGACACCCACGTCCGCGAGTGCCTTCTGCACGGCGAGGTCGTCGAGCTGCCGCACCTACGGACCGATGAATCCCTGTGGGACAGAGACACTCGTGACGAGACGGCGCCGGTGTCGACAGCGCTGGACCGGCGCTTCGCCGAGTACCGCCGGCGCGCGGTGCCCGCCGCGGCGGTCGCGCCGGACGGCGAGGACGTGACGGTCCCCGAACTGCTCGGCGCGGCGCTGACCGCGTGGATCGCCGAGCGCGACGGCGAGCAGACGTTCGTGTGCGACCCGCCACCCGGCACCCACGTCACGCTGCACGCCCGGCTGCGCGAGACGCTCGACAGCGCGACCGAGGACGAACGGCACTGGGCGTTCCGCGCCGTCGCGGCGGACAACGCCAGCGCCGCGCTCAGCCGCGTCCGAAAGGCCGTCACCGCAGCGGGATTCGGGCCCGGCTCGGGACGCAGGCAGCTGTTCCTGCTGCGCAACGCGCCGTGGCCGACCGGGAAGAAGACCGCCGAGGAACTCGCGGCGTTCCACGCCTGGGGCGGGCGGACGGTGCCGTTGACCGACGACGACATCCGCACCATGGCCGCGCTGCGCGACCTGTTCGCCGAGGACGACCCCGGGCTGGCGAGCTGGCTGCGGGCCCGTCGCCCCGCCCACCGGATGGCGCTGCTGGCCGACATCCTCGGCGACGGCACGGTCGAGGAGGTGGCCGAGCCTGAGCCGCAGGAGGAGCCGGAGCCGGAGGCCCAGGACGAGGCGCCCGCCGCCGAGATCCCCGACACCGAGGTGCCCCTCGGTCGCGACCTGCACAGCGGCGAGCCGGTGTCGATGCCGTTGGCGGCGCTGCGCAAGCACGTGGCGATCTTCGCCGGCTCCGGGTCGGGCAAGACCGTGCTGATCCGGCGGTTGGTCGAGGAGTGCGCGCTGCGCGGGGTGTCGTCGATCGTGCTCGACCCGAACAACGACCTGTCCCGGTTGGGTACGGCGTGGCCGCAGAAGCCGGACGGCTGGAGCCGCGCCGACGACGCCCGCGCCGAGGATTACCTGCGCCACACCGAGGTGACGGTGTGGACGCCGCGGCGCACCAGCGGCCGGCCGCTGGCGTTCCAGCCGCTGCCCGATTTCGCCAGCGTCATCGACGATCACGACGAGTTCTTCGAGGCGGTGGAGGCCGCGTGCTCGGCGCTCGAACCGCAGGCGTTGATCACCGGCAAGACGCAGAAAGCCACCCGCGCCCGCGCGGTGCTGCGGGAAGCGTTGCAGCACTATGGCAGAACCGATGAGCCGACGCTGGCCGGGTTCGTCCGGCTGCTCGCCGACCTGCCTCACGACGTCAGCGACATGGCGGGGGCGCACCAGATCGCGGCGGACCTGTCGCAGAACCTGCGGGCCGCGATGGTCAACGACCCGCTGTTCGGCGGCACCGGCACGCCCGTCGACCCCGGTGTGCTGCTCACCCCGTCGCAGGGGTACCGGGCGCGGGTGTCGGTGATCAGCATGATCGGTCTGCCGTCCGAGGAGCAGCGGCAGAGCTTCGTCAATCAGCTGCAGATGGCGCTGTTCGCGTGGATCAAACGCCACCCGGCCGGCGATCGTCCGCTGGGCGGGCTGATGGTCATGGACGAGGCCCAGAACTTCGCTCCGGCAAGGGGTTTCACTGCCTGCACGCGCAGCACGTTGGCGCTGTCGTCGCAGGCCCGCAAGTACGGTCTCGGGCTGGTGTTCGCCACCCAGGCGCCCAAGGGGCTCAACCTGAACATCCCCGGCAACGCGGCGACCCAGTTCTACGGCCTGCTCAACGCGCCCGCCCAGATCGAGACCGCGCGCGAGATGGCCCGCGCGAAGGGCGGTCTCGTCGACGACATCAGCCGCTTGCGGGCCGGTAACTTCTACGTCGCGACCGAGGGTGAGGCGTTCCACCGCGTCGTCGAGCCGTGGTGCCTGTCGTTCCATCCGTCGAGCCCACCGTCGGCCGACGAGGTGCTGGCGCTGGCGGTGCCGCGATGA
- a CDS encoding SDR family NAD(P)-dependent oxidoreductase has protein sequence MDLGLTGKRFAVTGGTRGIGRAVVEGLVAEGARVAYCARTPQAVVDTEKELLADGASAAGSVVDVGDTAALTAWVQATAEAFGGLDGVVANVSALAIPESAENWRTSFEVDLMGTIGLVDAALPYLLASESGSIVTISSVSGREVDFAAGPYGTMKAAIIHYTQGVAHKLAAQGVRANTVSPGNTYFPGGVWPTIEAENPALFAEALALNPTGRMATPQEVANAVVFLSSAAASFITGTNLVVDGALTRGVQF, from the coding sequence ATGGATCTCGGGTTGACGGGGAAGCGCTTCGCGGTCACCGGGGGCACGCGCGGTATCGGCCGCGCAGTCGTGGAGGGCCTGGTCGCCGAGGGCGCCAGGGTCGCCTACTGCGCGCGCACGCCCCAGGCGGTCGTCGACACGGAGAAGGAGTTGCTCGCCGACGGTGCGAGCGCCGCCGGTTCGGTGGTCGACGTCGGCGACACCGCGGCACTGACCGCGTGGGTGCAGGCCACGGCCGAGGCGTTCGGTGGGCTCGACGGGGTGGTCGCGAACGTCAGCGCGCTCGCGATCCCGGAGTCGGCGGAGAACTGGCGGACGTCGTTCGAGGTGGACCTGATGGGCACGATCGGACTGGTCGACGCGGCGCTGCCGTATCTGCTGGCATCCGAAAGTGGTTCCATCGTCACGATTTCGAGCGTCTCGGGCCGTGAGGTGGACTTCGCGGCCGGACCGTACGGCACCATGAAGGCCGCGATCATCCACTACACCCAGGGCGTGGCGCACAAGCTGGCGGCGCAGGGCGTGCGGGCCAACACGGTCAGCCCCGGCAACACGTACTTCCCCGGCGGGGTGTGGCCGACCATCGAGGCGGAGAACCCCGCGTTGTTCGCCGAGGCGCTGGCGCTGAACCCGACCGGCCGGATGGCCACGCCGCAGGAGGTCGCCAACGCGGTGGTGTTCCTCTCCAGCGCGGCGGCCAGCTTCATCACCGGGACCAACCTGGTGGTGGACGGCGCCCTGACCCGCGGCGTGCAGTTCTAG
- a CDS encoding sulfurtransferase encodes MTRDDVFVSADELAGMLDRGEPVTLLDVRWTLAEPDGSAAYEAGHLPGAVYVSLDDDLSDHSVTGRGRHPLPSGGAVQAAARRWGIRTGVPVVVYDDWNRAGSARAWWVLTAAGVPGVRILDGGLAAWTGDVHSGAIVPEPGDVTVAFEDLTAGARKAVTADEAADAPVLIDARAPERFRGDTEPVDPVAGHIPGARNVPSTSLLRADGTLLPPDDLTRVFDGAGAGTEPAVYCGSGVTASVVVAALASVGVDAALFPGSWSQWSAESARPVALGE; translated from the coding sequence ATGACCCGCGACGACGTGTTCGTCAGCGCCGACGAGCTCGCCGGCATGCTCGACCGCGGCGAACCCGTCACGCTGCTCGACGTGCGGTGGACGCTCGCCGAGCCGGACGGCAGCGCCGCCTACGAGGCCGGGCACCTGCCCGGCGCGGTGTACGTGTCCCTCGACGACGACCTCTCCGACCACAGCGTCACCGGCCGCGGCCGGCACCCGCTGCCGTCGGGCGGTGCGGTGCAGGCCGCCGCGCGCCGCTGGGGGATTCGCACCGGGGTGCCGGTGGTGGTCTACGACGACTGGAACCGCGCCGGCTCGGCGCGTGCCTGGTGGGTGCTGACCGCGGCGGGCGTCCCCGGAGTGCGGATCCTCGACGGCGGGCTCGCGGCGTGGACCGGTGACGTGCACTCCGGCGCCATCGTTCCCGAACCCGGCGACGTCACGGTCGCTTTCGAGGACCTCACCGCCGGCGCCCGGAAAGCCGTCACCGCCGACGAAGCGGCGGACGCGCCGGTGCTGATCGACGCGCGGGCCCCGGAGCGGTTCCGCGGCGACACCGAACCCGTCGACCCGGTGGCCGGCCACATCCCCGGCGCCCGCAACGTGCCGAGCACCAGCCTGCTGCGCGCCGACGGCACGCTGCTGCCGCCCGACGACCTGACGCGCGTCTTCGACGGAGCCGGGGCCGGAACCGAGCCCGCCGTCTACTGCGGGTCGGGCGTCACCGCGTCGGTCGTCGTCGCCGCGCTGGCGTCGGTCGGGGTGGACGCCGCGCTGTTTCCCGGCTCGTGGTCGCAGTGGAGCGCGGAGTCAGCGCGCCCGGTCGCTCTCGGCGAGTGA
- a CDS encoding nitrilase-related carbon-nitrogen hydrolase produces MITLTAPAAPPLSRSNPSDRPPLRVGLVQHRWREDAGDLAKTLREGIDRAAAEGASVVFLPEITLLRYPADRPGGADAAALTEDLETGPTFTLAAEAATANGIFVHASVYERAPGDDGLGFNTAILVSPDGALVGRTRKLHIPISAGYYEDTYFRPGPGPGADPYPVHAPDGLGARLGMPTCWDEWFPEVARNYSLAGAEIVVYPTAIGSEPVFPDFDTRPLWQQVIVANGINSGLFMVVPNRTGDEGALTFYGSSFISDPYGRVLVQAPRDEEAVLVADLDLDQRRDWLELFPFLLTRRPDTYAALTEPVDSRAPYGVGHEATAVVK; encoded by the coding sequence ATGATCACTCTCACCGCCCCCGCAGCGCCGCCGCTGTCCCGGTCGAACCCGTCGGACCGACCGCCGCTGCGCGTCGGGCTCGTCCAGCACCGCTGGCGCGAGGACGCCGGGGACCTGGCCAAAACCCTGCGCGAGGGCATCGACCGGGCCGCCGCCGAGGGCGCCTCCGTGGTGTTCCTTCCCGAGATCACCCTGCTGCGCTATCCGGCCGACCGTCCGGGCGGCGCCGACGCGGCGGCCCTGACCGAAGACCTCGAGACCGGCCCGACGTTCACCCTCGCCGCCGAGGCCGCCACGGCCAACGGCATCTTCGTGCACGCCTCGGTCTACGAGCGCGCGCCCGGCGACGACGGGCTGGGCTTCAACACCGCGATCCTGGTGTCGCCCGACGGCGCCCTGGTGGGCCGCACCCGCAAGCTGCACATCCCGATCTCGGCGGGCTACTACGAGGACACCTACTTCCGACCGGGCCCGGGGCCGGGCGCGGACCCGTACCCGGTGCACGCCCCCGACGGTCTGGGCGCCCGCCTCGGCATGCCCACGTGCTGGGACGAGTGGTTCCCCGAGGTGGCGCGCAACTATTCGCTCGCTGGCGCCGAGATCGTCGTCTATCCGACCGCGATCGGCTCCGAACCGGTGTTCCCCGACTTCGACACCCGGCCGTTGTGGCAGCAGGTCATCGTCGCCAACGGCATCAACAGCGGCCTGTTCATGGTGGTGCCCAACCGCACCGGCGACGAGGGCGCCCTGACCTTCTACGGCTCGTCGTTCATCTCCGATCCCTACGGCCGAGTACTCGTGCAGGCTCCGCGCGACGAGGAGGCGGTGTTGGTCGCCGACCTCGACCTCGATCAGCGCCGCGACTGGCTGGAGCTCTTCCCGTTCCTGCTCACCCGCCGGCCCGACACCTACGCCGCGCTCACCGAACCCGTGGACAGCCGGGCGCCCTACGGCGTCGGCCACGAGGCGACGGCGGTGGTCAAGTGA
- a CDS encoding TVP38/TMEM64 family protein encodes MVDPEGTPETSRRRHILRLALFAAVLGVLFYLTAVQRVIDVAAVRDVVESAGPLAPLAYVAVSSVLGALLVPGPLLAGGSGFLFGPVLGTFVTLGATVGSAVLTSVAGRRAGRDSARALLGPDRAAKVDALIRRGGLWAVVGQRFVPGINDALASYAFGAFGVPVWQMAAGAFIGSAPKAFAYTALGSTLGSFSAPLLIAAIAVWCVTAVAGAFAAHRGWRAWRSKPPSSPAE; translated from the coding sequence ATGGTTGACCCCGAAGGCACTCCGGAGACGTCGCGGCGCCGCCACATCCTGCGGCTTGCGCTGTTCGCGGCGGTACTCGGTGTGCTCTTCTATCTGACCGCGGTGCAGCGCGTCATCGACGTCGCCGCGGTGCGCGACGTCGTCGAATCGGCGGGCCCGCTGGCGCCGCTGGCCTACGTGGCGGTGTCCTCGGTGCTGGGGGCGCTGCTGGTGCCCGGCCCGCTGCTGGCCGGGGGCAGCGGATTCTTGTTCGGCCCGGTGCTCGGCACCTTCGTGACGCTGGGCGCGACGGTCGGGTCGGCGGTGCTGACCAGCGTCGCGGGACGGCGAGCAGGGCGGGACAGCGCCCGCGCGCTGCTCGGGCCGGACCGCGCGGCGAAGGTCGACGCGCTGATCCGCCGCGGCGGGCTGTGGGCGGTGGTCGGGCAGCGGTTCGTGCCGGGCATCAACGACGCGTTGGCGTCCTACGCGTTCGGCGCGTTCGGCGTCCCGGTGTGGCAGATGGCGGCGGGGGCGTTCATCGGCTCGGCGCCCAAGGCGTTCGCGTACACGGCGCTGGGTTCGACGCTCGGGTCGTTCTCCGCGCCGCTGCTGATCGCCGCGATCGCGGTGTGGTGCGTGACGGCGGTCGCCGGCGCGTTCGCCGCGCACCGCGGCTGGCGGGCCTGGCGGTCCAAGCCACCCTCCTCCCCCGCGGAATAG